In Dolichospermum flos-aquae CCAP 1403/13F, the following proteins share a genomic window:
- the purN gene encoding phosphoribosylglycinamide formyltransferase, translated as MIYDSPINTTDSLIYPDIYHHQVSSNQPLKLGIMASGNGSNFEVIAQAIADGKINAQIQVLIYNNPDAKAAIRAENWGVESVLLNHRDYKNRQKFDHKVVQTLQQYNVEFVIMAGWMRLVTQVLIDAFPNRMINIHPSLLPSFKGVQAVEQALVAKVKITGCTVHLVSLEVDSGEILIQAAVPVLPDDTSETLHARIQIQEHRILPMAISLLKGE; from the coding sequence ATGATTTACGATTCCCCAATAAATACTACTGATAGTCTCATTTATCCTGATATTTATCATCACCAAGTTTCCTCGAATCAGCCTTTGAAACTAGGAATTATGGCTTCTGGGAATGGTAGTAACTTTGAAGTAATTGCCCAAGCTATTGCCGACGGTAAAATTAACGCCCAAATTCAAGTTCTAATTTACAATAATCCTGATGCGAAAGCAGCAATTAGGGCTGAAAATTGGGGTGTAGAATCTGTATTGTTAAATCATCGGGACTACAAAAATCGTCAAAAATTTGATCATAAAGTTGTCCAAACATTACAGCAGTATAATGTAGAATTCGTGATTATGGCGGGATGGATGCGATTAGTCACACAAGTTTTAATTGACGCTTTTCCTAATCGGATGATTAACATTCATCCCAGTTTATTACCGAGTTTTAAGGGCGTGCAAGCTGTAGAACAAGCTTTAGTCGCTAAAGTCAAAATTACTGGCTGTACTGTACATCTTGTTTCTTTAGAAGTTGACAGTGGCGAGATTTTAATTCAAGCGGCTGTTCCCGTTTTACCAGATGATACATCAGAAACACTACACGCGAGAATTCAAATCCAAGAGCATCGGATTTTACCAATGGCAATTTCTCTGTTAAAAGGGGAATAG
- a CDS encoding DUF4347 domain-containing protein, translated as MKSNNVTGKNILFVDSQVQNYQALVENVGADTQVFILNSHEDGIEQISNVLANYSDIDSVQIISHGGAGMVQLGNTVLNNENLQAYSAYLQGWRNSLTDNADILFYGCNVGEGELGVEFLQQLGDLTGADIAGSNDLTGNSVLGGDWDLEVVTGNIEAESVLAPEIRNNYQGVLAVFKVTNTNDSGSDSLRNAIETAATTTGPDVIDLRTINSGVYVNGNYYIDLQSSLPTLNTWNDIFFIGKNNVFISGVNKYQIISINGATVAGETHLIFFDKM; from the coding sequence ATGAAAAGCAATAACGTCACCGGTAAAAATATCCTGTTTGTTGATAGCCAAGTCCAAAACTATCAGGCTTTAGTTGAAAATGTCGGTGCTGATACGCAAGTATTTATACTAAATAGTCATGAAGACGGGATTGAACAGATTAGTAATGTTTTAGCTAATTACAGTGATATTGATAGTGTGCAAATTATCTCCCACGGTGGTGCGGGGATGGTGCAGTTGGGTAATACTGTCCTTAATAATGAGAATTTACAGGCTTATAGTGCCTATTTACAGGGTTGGCGTAATTCCCTGACTGATAATGCTGATATTTTGTTCTATGGCTGTAATGTGGGTGAAGGGGAGTTAGGGGTAGAGTTTCTTCAGCAGTTGGGTGATTTAACTGGGGCGGATATTGCTGGGTCTAATGATTTGACTGGTAACTCGGTTTTGGGGGGAGATTGGGATTTAGAGGTTGTTACTGGGAATATTGAAGCTGAGTCTGTGTTAGCGCCTGAAATCCGCAATAATTATCAGGGTGTGCTGGCAGTTTTTAAAGTAACGAATACTAATGATAGTGGCAGCGATTCGTTAAGAAACGCAATTGAAACCGCAGCTACAACCACAGGACCAGATGTTATTGATTTGAGAACAATTAACTCAGGAGTTTATGTAAATGGCAACTACTACATTGACTTGCAAAGTTCTCTTCCTACTCTAAACACATGGAATGACATCTTTTTTATCGGTAAAAATAATGTATTTATTAGTGGAGTTAATAAATATCAAATTATATCCATTAATGGCGCTACTGTAGCAGGGGAAACGCATCTAATTTTTTTTGACAAAATGTAA
- a CDS encoding ISAs1-like element ISAsp2 family transposase: MKLPPKITIVDHFKDLEDKRVERTKRHKLIDIVTIAICAVICGVDSWVLMEAYGKKKEKWLKQFLELPNGIPSHDTFARVFARIDPQQFQNCFLSWIKSINKITEGEVIAIDGKTLRHSYDKGKDKGAIHMVSAWATSNKLVLGQCKVEEKSNEITAIPELIKVLDIAGCLVTIDAMGCQKEIVKSIAEKSGEYIIALKKNQGNLYKNVEEIFKEAISKGFEGFKYSEFHTKEDKHGREEIRHYLMLSDIEERIDTDKKWVNLQSVGMVEYIRKVNGKTKVETGYYISSLTNNAKLLGESVRTHWGIENSLHWVLDVAFREDDCRIRKDNAPQNFAVIRHIAVNLLGKEKSQKLGTKSKQFCAGWDDEYLEKILECI; the protein is encoded by the coding sequence ATGAAGCTACCACCAAAAATCACAATAGTAGATCACTTTAAAGATTTAGAAGATAAAAGAGTTGAGAGAACAAAAAGGCATAAATTAATAGATATAGTAACCATTGCGATTTGTGCAGTGATCTGTGGAGTAGATAGTTGGGTATTGATGGAGGCTTATGGAAAAAAGAAAGAAAAATGGCTAAAACAATTTTTAGAACTTCCAAACGGGATTCCATCTCATGATACATTCGCCAGAGTATTTGCGAGAATAGATCCGCAACAATTTCAGAATTGTTTTTTGAGTTGGATAAAATCTATCAATAAAATTACAGAAGGAGAAGTCATAGCAATAGATGGGAAAACATTAAGGCATTCATATGATAAAGGAAAGGATAAAGGTGCGATTCACATGGTAAGTGCATGGGCAACTAGTAATAAATTAGTATTAGGACAATGTAAAGTAGAAGAAAAGTCAAATGAAATAACAGCCATACCGGAATTAATTAAAGTATTAGATATAGCCGGATGTTTAGTAACGATTGATGCGATGGGGTGTCAAAAAGAGATAGTAAAATCAATTGCAGAAAAATCAGGCGAATATATTATCGCACTCAAAAAGAATCAAGGTAATTTATATAAGAATGTAGAAGAAATCTTCAAAGAAGCTATATCTAAAGGGTTTGAGGGATTCAAATATAGTGAATTTCATACAAAAGAAGACAAACATGGAAGAGAAGAGATTCGTCATTATCTCATGTTATCAGACATAGAAGAAAGAATAGATACTGATAAGAAATGGGTAAATCTTCAAAGTGTAGGAATGGTAGAATATATACGAAAAGTTAATGGAAAAACGAAGGTTGAGACAGGCTATTATATAAGTAGTTTGACAAATAATGCGAAATTACTAGGAGAATCAGTCCGCACTCATTGGGGTATAGAGAATTCATTACACTGGGTTTTAGATGTAGCTTTTAGAGAAGATGATTGTCGGATAAGAAAGGATAATGCACCACAAAACTTTGCAGTTATTCGTCATATAGCAGTTAATCTTTTAGGAAAAGAAAAAAGCCAAAAACTAGGAACTAAAAGTAAGCAGTTTTGTGCAGGATGGGATGATGAATATTTAGAGAAGATTTTAGAATGTATCTGA